The window GTACGCCATACCGGTTAAGGCactggaataaaatatttcgataccggtaccgtttcaaGATAGCGTTTTAAGATAgcgtttcgagatagtcgatatataaataaattatatatataaatatatatatataaattatattccaaaataatagtctatatataaataaattatatataaatacatatatatataaattataaatagtctagtctgaattggaggttaaaaaataagtttgtagtttgaaaaaatgaaaaaaaaaataccaaaatatcggccggtacaggccgaaattgaggccagTACGGTTGGTACGAGATTTGGCCAGTACAAAAAATTTTGGCCATACTGACCAGTATggtacaaaattcaaaacactgGTATTGATAGATGGAGACATTGAATACAATTTTGCCAAAAGGACTCCTTAGCATTAGATGATTATGCTCAACAAGGATTTGTTGGCCTATCGCTCTCAAGCctgattataattaaattatctaaataaataaacggtTGAGAGGGGACGTCAATGTATTAATGATTGTATTCTGCCCACTACATGGtccattactatttattattttattattattttttatatattttttactagtattcaattttattcaatattctatcattacttttttactattatttacagaatatctgaaaatatctcACTGCCTAAACGCTACCTAAATAAATAGCTTTTGGCCACCGACATGATGCACGCCCCTGGCCACTAGGAAATTCCGAAGCCGCCGATATACaacattcaagcctaacattGACATGTGTAAATATTATACATGCCAATATAAGATGGGCTCCGTGTAAGGGTgccaaatcgtgttaacgggtcgtgtttgtATCGTGttaagacatgtatattatactatataggtcaaccatAACttgacccgttaagcttatcgtgtcaaaatctcaagtcctaacacgacccaataacataacgggtcgtgtcgtgtcaacccgttttgacctatttatgtaaatggattgaaacaaacccaaaattaacctctttaatctagttaagtttaacataattttatataaatgttaaaatcacaatatctataaaaaatataaaactaactacaagtctaaaattacaatctaaacaataaaaatattgaaattaaaatcccaacaattttattttttagatataagggtataattataattataattttcttaacgggtcataacgggttgacccgttatcaacccgttaagctatcgtgtcttaacagatcaacccgttttgacccgaacccgttaaagGTAAACTCTAACCCGCTTTTAtagtgtcgtgttcgtgttgagttaatgggtcgtgtcacatattgacacccctaactCCGTGGCCTCATCCAAAAACAACTATTATCGCCTCTCCATTGTCGACACATGAGCCCCATGGCCCATGCATCGGTACAGTGCCATGTGACACTGATGAACCGCTAGCGACTATGTCGTTCTGACTCTAGGCATCGGATTATGTTTCCGCTTTCCCGTAAAGAAGACATGAAGAATTGAAGATAATGGTCGTGACATGGCTCCTTGCTGGACGACATCAAACAGTTTAAAGCGGTCACCTCCTTGGTCTTGCCAAAGAACAATGGTCCATGTGAAGTTAGATTCtgatttctttctattttggtTGGCCCTATTATACCATGTGAACTTAGATTCTCATATCTCTTTTCCAAAGGCAACGTCCATGAAATTAGCAGTACTGGTAGCTTTAATTCCTTggcattttctttcttggtaGGCCCTATTATACCATGTGAAGTTGATTAGTTCTCATCTCACTTTTCCAAAGGCAACGTCCACGAAATTGGTACCACTGCTTTTTCCTTGGCATTTCTTTCCCCACCAAACCCACTACTTTGATTCCTTTCTCAGTACTGAAAAATAATTGCAGTCATAAAGAGACAAtgtttttcaaaacataaataaaaggtattttttaaaataacaatattgttataatcttattttattaaaaggggAATATTTAGTCTACTTAAAAACtttatacaataaattttataaattgacgtcaATTTATGTGATCcgtcatatatattttataataaaaatatatttataatctaacagatcatattaaattatgtcaatatagaaaattattgttagattttattaattaaataaaataaattattttgagtaTTTATGATCTCCATACATCatacacaatatttattttttaaaatttgtttttagttttattcttcataaattaattgagttttctacttatcatccatatatcacacatttgataaaagaaaaaatttaaaaaattatatatactgtctgatgtgaagatgatgaataaaatttttcttttcttaaacaCACTGCGATGAATATTCAGAATGTCAGTTATTTTCGAACCAATTGAATATTCATTGTATTATCGTGATTAgtgtttttttaacaattattatTCATGAGGgattagaaaaaggaaaagaaaaattatcatcaACTGCTGCTCCTCTCTACTACTCCtacaatatatatttggttCATTTTTATGTCTAATTTCTATCCGAAATTTCCTTCCAgattgaaaatatcaaattatatatcgTTTTATGGctgagaaatgattttaatacttcaaatatcatctctcaaatgataattttgaaagCACAACTCCTTATACCAAGTGGCTATGTACTTCCTTTGCTATAAAGCTATTTTAAAAGGAATGGACAGATGAAATTGCAATAAGAAATTGAAGACAAAGCTGTAGTATTGATAGATGGAGACATTGAATACATTTTGCCAAAAGGAGTCCTTGACTCCTTGCCattacatgatgatgatcaacaaGGATCTGTTGGCGTATCGCGTCTGATTATAattaaatgagtaatattacatatcaTCGTATAATGTATAAGTACCgtgcagttattttaaaaaagagtgagatttattattaaaaaattatttttttttatgtagatctcgtatttattcacttttttcaaaataattacacgacacTTACGTTCTGATTATAACCatcatttctctaattaaattatctaaataaataaataaacggttGAGAGGGGACTTCAATGCATTAATGCTTGTATTCCGTCCACCACATGCGAGCTTGGCCACTGAAAAGGAAGACCATTCCCAACTTGAATTTCTagtcttttttcattttaaattctatttttttatttattgatattagTGTTGGGATATTTTCTTCGGAGACTCAGAATTTGGCGCTAAGGATTGTGACGTAATTTTAGCTAattaaaatttacaataatttGTTAGATTAAGCATCGGTATATAAATTTGTTAAGTTACAATAATTAAGTTAAaggaattttatattatttctcattcctttgtgaatatattatgtgtatattttaatattttgtatttcaaaatgaatttaatttaggttgatagatggattttatgtattttaatatatagatggttggaaattaggaaaataaaaaataaaatgtatttaaaaaataaatattgcattaattaagtagattaaaaaaaataatattattttatcattttagaaaatgagatgactaatccaataattcaagtttttaaaaaaacccaaaaaataatttccagCTGAACAATGATATAATgacaattatttcaaaattttataccaattttttttcattaataatgaGATATGACATGGACCAAAGGCCTTGCTTTGTTCGTGCAGAGATGACCAGGTGCAATCAGGTGGTGTTGGATCAATGCAGTAGGCTGTTTCCCCCACATATAATACTCATTGCCAAATATTGCTCGCAACCACATCTTACTCTCTGCCCTTTGCAATCTCACCTTCCAGCTTTCATTTGCTTTTTCCCCtttcaaagaagaaaacatGGCCGAATTAGTGGGAGGAACACTTCTCTCTGTCTTCCTTCAAGTATTATTTGATAGGATGGCATCTCAGGAGTTTGTTGATTTTCTAAGGGGGAGAAAACTCAATGATGGGCTCTTGGACAAGTTGAAAATGATATTGTTGTCCGTTGAAGTTGTACTTGAAGATGCCGAGGACAAACAAGTTACGAATTCTAGTGTGAAAAAGTGGCTTGATGAGCTGAAGCATGTTGTCTATGATGCAGAGGACGTCTTGGATGAGATTGCTACAAAAGCCTCACAATCCAAATTAGATGCAAATTTGGAACCAATATTGCAAGTAAGGTACGAAACTCCATccatacttctttttttttttaagaagatagAAGTCAGGATTAAAGGGGTACTTGGGAGATTAGAAAATCTAGCAAGTCAACAGAATGGCATGTGTCTAGTACAAGCTAGTACCGTCAGAAGGAAACCATCTGAAAGATTGCCCACTACTTCTTTGATAGAAGATTCAGATATTTGTGGTAGAAATGATGATAaggatgaaataattaataagttaCTTCCTGATGATGCTAGTGACAATAAGATAGGTGTGATTGCCATAGTCGGCATGGGGGGAATGGGCAAGACCACCCTTGCTCAACTTGTATACAATGACAACAAGGTCCAAAAGCATTTTGACCTTGTAGCATGGGTTTGTGTTTCAGAGGAATATGATGTGTTTAAAGTAATGAAAACAATCCTGGAAGCAGTAACTTCTTCGACCAGTGATATTCAAGATCTAAATCGCCTTCAACTTCAAGTAAATGAGAGATTGATGGGAAAGAAATTCCTATTGGTCTTGGATGATGTTTGGAATAGGAATTATACTGATTGGGAGATATTAAGCAACCCCTTTAAATCTAGGGCACAAGGAAGTAGGATCATCGTAACAACGCGCGATCTTGGTGTTGCATCAGTTATGCGTGCATTTGCAACCCATCATCTAAAGGAGTTACAAGAGGAGGATTGTCAGAAACTATTTGCAAGACATGCATTTCATGATGCTAACTCTATGAATTTAGAGTTTAAAGAGCTAGGTCGACAAATTGTAGAAAAATGTAAACGTCTACCTTTAGCAATAAAGCTAATTGGGGCTCTCTTGCGAGACAAAGTTGATGTTAGTGAATGGGATATGgttttgaatagtgaaatatgGAGTTTGTCAAATGAAATTCTTCCTGCTCTAAGATTAAGCTATAAACACCTTCCCTCATATATAAAACGGTGTTTTGCTTACTGTTCAATATTTCCAAAAGACTATGCCTTCAAGAAAGATCAAGTTGTTTTATTATGGATGGCAGAAGGTTTTCTCCACAAAACTGAAAACAGAACAATGGAACAAATTGGTGATGATTATTTTGTCACTCTTGTATCAAGATCATTATTTCAAAAGTCGAGTGGGGATGAGTTTAGCTTTGAGATGCATGATCTCATCAATGACTTGGCAAAATTTGTGTCTGGCGACTTTACATTTAGGTTGGAGGTTGATAGCCGTTCTCATCGAAATGTTAACAAGACTCGTCATGTGTCGTATGCTAGAGAAAGGTATGAAAACTTTAAGAAGTTCGAGGCTCTTCAAGAAGCTACGCAATTGCGTACATTTTTGGCATTACAATCATATAAACTTTGTTACTGCACAACTAAAAAGTTGTTTCGTGATTTATTGTCAATGTTAAGTTGTTTACGGGTGCTCTCCCTATCTGACTATTGGTATAAGTTGGAGTTGCCAGAATCAATTGGAAAAATGACGCAATTACGTTATTTGAACATTCATCGTATGAAAATTATAAGGTTGCCTGATTCTGTGTGTAAGTTGTACAATTTGCAAACATTAAAGTTATCTCATTGTTATCATCTGAAACAATTGCCAAGAGACATGCAAAAACTGGTTAATTTACGCCATCTTGATTTGACTCAAACTCCCTGCATAATGGAGATGCCGATACATATGGGCAAACTAAAATGTCTCCAGACATTAACCAAGTTTGTCGTTAGCAAACTCACTGGATGTAGCATTAGAGAATTGGGAGAGCTTGCAAATCTTCGAGGAGCACTTTCTATCTTGGatcttgaaaatgttgaatctttCAAAGATGCAGAAGGTGCATGCTTGAGGAATAAAATGGACCTTAAAGAGTTGGCATTAACGTGGAAAGTAGGTTCAAATACTGAGATTTCGGAAAGTCAAAGAGATGTACTCAACGGTCTACAACCACACAGAAACCTGAAAAGTCTCACTATAAATTACTACATGGGTGGAAGTTTTCCAAATTGGGTAGGGGATCATTCCTTCCCTAATGTAACGTCTATTCATTTGGAAAACTGTACATATTGTTGCAGCTTACCAGCACTTGGGCTGCTACCCTCTTTACAAAACCTCTCTATTGTTGGTTTTGATGGAATTGTAGCAGTGGGTGAAGAGTTTTACGGAAGTACTGGTTCTTCTTCTATTAAGCCATTTGGggcattgaaatttttaaaatttcagcaGATGTTGAATTGGGAGAAATGGTCTTCGTTTGGTGATGAAAATGAAGGAGGAGCTTTCAATCGTCTCGAGCAGCTTTCTATTTGGTCATGCCCAAAGCTAACGGGAGATTTGCCCATTCACCTTCCTTCTTTGGTTATCCTTAAGATTACAGACTGTCCGAAGATGCTAGCTTCACTCCCAAGGGCTCCGGCTATACAGCAATTGATATTGAAAGATTATGAAGTGGATATGGGTGGTCTACCCTCTACATTAAAAATGCTTGAAATAGACAGTTATAAGAAGTTGGGGCTCCCAACGAACTTGTACTATTCAGGCCTTGAATATTTGAACTTTTCCAATTGTGATTCTCTCTGGTCCTTCCCAATGGATTTATTCCCAAATCTTAGGCGTCTGGAATTTCGGAAGTGTAGGAATCTAGAATATCTTACAGTTGCAGAACAAGATCAACATGATTTAGTGGCCTTGTCGTCTCTATCTATCAACGAGTGTCCTAATTTTGTGTCATTTCCTGACAAGATGCACATGCTCCTTCTATCTCTTACTCAATTATGGATAGAACTGTGTACAAATATTGAGACGTTTCCAGAAGGGGGCTTGCCTTCCAGTCTGAATGAACTTTGTATTTGGGATTGTGAGAAACTCGTTGAGAGTCGGATGGGGTGGAGTTTGCAAAATCTTGCCTCTCTTAGAAATTTGACAATTGGAGGTGGATCGAAATTAGATGTGGTGTCTTTTCCGAAGAAGGGGTTGCTTCCCACAAATCTGATCAGTTTGGGAATTCATGAATTCCCAAATTTGACGTCGTTCAACAAGAATGGGTTTGAGAACCTCACTTCTCTTAAAAGTTTGTATATCACTGAATGCCAAAAGCTGGAGTGCATCTCAAAAGAGGGGATTCAGCGCCTCACCTCACTTGAAAACCTGACAATTCGGAACTGTCCAAAGTTGGAGTACTGCATGTTAGAAGAGGGGCTTCAACACCTCACTTCCCTTTCTTTCCTAGAGATCGAGAATTGTCCTTTATTAACGAAGAGAAGGTGgtgggaaagaagaaaaggaaaagaatggtGGCACAAGTTTGCTCACATCCCCATCAAAAAAGTTGACGATGAATTGATTGAGTGAGCCAACCAAAAGTATATGATCAAAACAAGGGTACGTTAGCTATTTACTCTTTGATAGATGTTATACCATTTTGATCTCTTATGTTTAGCTTTGCTTAGACGCAGTTTTTGATGAATCCCACACTACATAAAGAGCATTAATAGTAAAGATCAGTTGCCACCAGAATTTATAATCccctaattttttgaaattttttgaaaaataaatataccctaatttttaatcataattttatagatATAGAAAATGATcctccaaaaaaatttataatcctggccatatgcattgcaaaattttataaaatttcaatatatttaaaaatgtctCTCCAATTTTTTCGTATAGTCCAAGAATTTTGtacaatttctatatattatttattttcaaaagtgtggtctcaccaaaattaaatcaaaactaagtttaggagaaataataaacttattaatataaatcccaaaattatttgttatacaatattaggccacttcttaatatggaatccaaaatgagaatacaagaaaaaaaattttaggttGGTGATCTatgtagaaaataatttatatatagacttcaTTGAGCAAGAAGAAACTAATTTAAGATCtctattatagtattatatgctTAATCGAAAATATCTAGAGTTTACATGAAACTTAATAAACTAACTTACATACTACAATGAAAGATGTCATTGTAAAAGATGACTTGATAGTTTCTATGAagcaaataaattcaaaatatttcattacaaaaataacaatggatgaatattatttcatgaaacaatatcgtaaaaaatctgaaacatatattaagacgtatttttagaattttatttctacgtGTATATGACAAATTAtcgagatttaattttatatatagttattattattattattattattttatctcaatatgTCACACACTAAAAGATTTGGCCCCCCTCAAAAAAATTGCTGATTCCGCCATTGGTTGCCACTTTTCTTTTGTATCTTTGGATGTCAATGGAGCCGGTGTTAATTTAGGGATCGGTGGCAAAACCATTATGTTGATCAGAAGTCTATTAGTGAGTATCAAATctgttatttaattttgaatagaaaaaaCATTTTGGATAATTGTAAAAGCAAGTGACTACcttgctctgtttttgttttttattatcgTTGGTCGTGacactttttttcatttgttaattTGCAGACACGTGACATGATCAATGTGGGAAAAATGGCTATTCATCGGCACTAAAGTTTTTGCCTTGTGAAATTGTAACATGTTGGAAGTTAAGAAGAGTTAGATGAGAAGCTGAGATATTAGCAGATAACAAGTGGAACTGGAACATTATGTGAAGCAATGTTTTGAAATGCTATATAACTTTAAGTCCTTTGCTTGTTCGAATTGCATTTTgcaaataaataagttttaggGGGTTTGGATTTCCTCCAAGAATCCACTTGATTTAGAAATTCAATTATTGTGATTTCAATCTCCCTCATGTTCTGCTCTAAAGTGTACGCTATCCACACACATTGTCTTTTGAATATGTGGCGGCAAGGAGAGCTGCTCCAATGCCTGGTCCATCTTCGATTACCTTAAGAATGACATGTGGAGCAATGTCTTCCCCCAATATTTCCCACAAAGCTTCATGCAAGTATTCCCAATAATTTACAAAATGATGCGgcttaatatgatatatttgattgtatttttcagataatgaTTCAAATATTATGTTGAGATGGCCCCTTTTTCAAGTTATTGCAATTGCCCACATGTTCTACCTACATAAGTGTTATCTGCCTCACAATCTTAAAAAgctaaaacaaaattaaaggaaacCATTCTCAGAATGATGACAGGCTAAATACAAGCATTAGTTTGGTCAGAAGCCATCTCCTTCCAACTCATTCAACTAATTCAAAAGAGTGTGATGAGAATCATGAGATATTtataaaaggg is drawn from Juglans regia cultivar Chandler chromosome 5, Walnut 2.0, whole genome shotgun sequence and contains these coding sequences:
- the LOC109018935 gene encoding putative disease resistance protein At3g14460, with the protein product MCLVQASTVRRKPSERLPTTSLIEDSDICGRNDDKDEIINKLLPDDASDNKIGVIAIVGMGGMGKTTLAQLVYNDNKVQKHFDLVAWVCVSEEYDVFKVMKTILEAVTSSTSDIQDLNRLQLQVNERLMGKKFLLVLDDVWNRNYTDWEILSNPFKSRAQGSRIIVTTRDLGVASVMRAFATHHLKELQEEDCQKLFARHAFHDANSMNLEFKELGRQIVEKCKRLPLAIKLIGALLRDKVDVSEWDMVLNSEIWSLSNEILPALRLSYKHLPSYIKRCFAYCSIFPKDYAFKKDQVVLLWMAEGFLHKTENRTMEQIGDDYFVTLVSRSLFQKSSGDEFSFEMHDLINDLAKFVSGDFTFRLEVDSRSHRNVNKTRHVSYARERYENFKKFEALQEATQLRTFLALQSYKLCYCTTKKLFRDLLSMLSCLRVLSLSDYWYKLELPESIGKMTQLRYLNIHRMKIIRLPDSVCKLYNLQTLKLSHCYHLKQLPRDMQKLVNLRHLDLTQTPCIMEMPIHMGKLKCLQTLTKFVVSKLTGCSIRELGELANLRGALSILDLENVESFKDAEGACLRNKMDLKELALTWKVGSNTEISESQRDVLNGLQPHRNLKSLTINYYMGGSFPNWVGDHSFPNVTSIHLENCTYCCSLPALGLLPSLQNLSIVGFDGIVAVGEEFYGSTGSSSIKPFGALKFLKFQQMLNWEKWSSFGDENEGGAFNRLEQLSIWSCPKLTGDLPIHLPSLVILKITDCPKMLASLPRAPAIQQLILKDYEVDMGGLPSTLKMLEIDSYKKLGLPTNLYYSGLEYLNFSNCDSLWSFPMDLFPNLRRLEFRKCRNLEYLTVAEQDQHDLVALSSLSINECPNFVSFPDKMHMLLLSLTQLWIELCTNIETFPEGGLPSSLNELCIWDCEKLVESRMGWSLQNLASLRNLTIGGGSKLDVVSFPKKGLLPTNLISLGIHEFPNLTSFNKNGFENLTSLKSLYITECQKLECISKEGIQRLTSLENLTIRNCPKLEYCMLEEGLQHLTSLSFLEIENCPLLTKRRWWERRKGKEWWHKFAHIPIKKVDDELIE